The following coding sequences are from one Eucalyptus grandis isolate ANBG69807.140 chromosome 11, ASM1654582v1, whole genome shotgun sequence window:
- the LOC120289744 gene encoding 26S proteasome non-ATPase regulatory subunit 10-like produces the protein MAVSLQVVQRLEAMLAQDSVSCDETTAQELFTAAKQGDANEFIGVVARYCSEPNRRLCLSVILSPSRSSLLHVAAGLESDEILRAIIGHFPGHEVARKNCRGDTPLHLAARAGRTAAAGVLIDRALDVGWGEIRQALVQVKNDRGNTPLHEAVVNGHLDVARILRGKDLQPVYLENKEGKCPVSLAVERGNWRFSGFCWKSHLIRGGFKACRPSIRLSYKAN, from the coding sequence ATGGCAGTAAGTCTACAAGTGGTCCAGAGATTGGAAGCGATGTTGGCCCAGGATTCCGTCTCGTGCGATGAGACGACGGCCCAGGAGCTATTCACTGCTGCAAAACAAGGCGATGCCAACGAATTCATCGGAGTCGTAGCACGTTACTGTTCCGAGCCCAATCGACGTCTGTGTCTGTCGGTCATTCTAAGCCCCTCCCGAAGTTCGTTGCTCCATGTGGCCGCGGGCCTTGAGAGTGACGAGATCCTGAGAGCCATCATCGGTCACTTTCCCGGCCACGAGGTGGCCCGGAAAAATTGCAGGGGAGACACCCCGCTTCACTTGGCCGCCAGGGCCGGAAGGACCGCTGCAGCCGGAGTCCTCATTGACCGAGCGTTGGACGTCGGCTGGGGCGAGATAAGGCAGGCTCTCGTTCAAGTGAAGAATGACAGGGGAAACACCCCGCTGCATGAGGCCGTTGTGAACGGCCACCTTGACGTGGCCCGGATCTTGAGAGGTAAGGACCTGCAACCCGTGTATTTGGAGAACAAGGAAGGTAAATGTCCTGTGTCTCTGGCCGTGGAGAGGGGCAACTGGAGGTTCTCGGGCTTTTGTTGGAAGAGCCACTTGATTCGTGGAGGATTCAAGGCGTGTCGCCCGTCCATACGGCTATCTTACAAGGCAAACTAG